The Synergistaceae bacterium genomic interval ACCAGGTGTAGCCTCTGTAGTTACGGCTTTTATCGGTGTTGTTGTCTTAATGCTCATTTTCTGGGGCATGAACCCGAATTTTATCAAGCAGAATAATTTAATGTCGTTATCGCGTTCAATTTGTCCGTACTTATTAGTCGGAATCGGTCAGGGCATTGTCTGTATCACAGGAAATATCGATTTGTCTATCGGTTCAGTTCTCGGAATGTCAGCGATGATTTCTGCTACTCTTATTTGCAACGGCATGAACGTAATTTTAGCGATTATTATAGACTTGATTGCCTGCTTGCTTGTAGGTCTGTCAAATGGCGTGTTAGTCGGAAAATTCAAGCTCCCCCCGTTCATTGGCACACTTGGAACAATGACTATATGCCGAGGCGTTGCACAGCTTGTGAATAATAATTACAACACCGGCGATATAGGTACAGGCGGACTCAAAGATTTATTCAGGGACGTATTTTATTATGACAGAGTCGGCTATTTATATTACGGCGTTATAATTTGCTTAATTATCTGGGCTATTTTCTATTATTTGATGAGTTACACTGCTACGGGACGGCACATTTACGCGATCGGTTCAAACGTTGACGCTGCAAGACTTTCGGGCGTTGACGTGTTCAAGACTACGACTGTTGCATATACTATATCGGCGTTCTGCTCGTTTATGGCGGGATTAATCACGATGGCGGCGGCTGGTATGGG includes:
- a CDS encoding ABC transporter permease translates to MKRSFLSKPGVASVVTAFIGVVVLMLIFWGMNPNFIKQNNLMSLSRSICPYLLVGIGQGIVCITGNIDLSIGSVLGMSAMISATLICNGMNVILAIIIDLIACLLVGLSNGVLVGKFKLPPFIGTLGTMTICRGVAQLVNNNYNTGDIGTGGLKDLFRDVFYYDRVGYLYYGVIICLIIWAIFYYLMSYTATGRHIYAIGSNVDAARLSGVDVFKTTTVAYTISAFCSFMAGLITMAAAGMGSMQAGMSYEMYGVAAAVIGGISTLGGSGLLVGVIAGASVWAILQNGLTLANVPVAMRNIIIGFIVVACVLFDIMRRNGMIGSKKKAA